The following nucleotide sequence is from Candidatus Neomarinimicrobiota bacterium.
CGGTGTCCCCTCTCTTATAATAGAGGGGAAAAGAGGAACACTGATCGGATCTTGGTGATGGCTGGAGGTGTTTTTCGTCAGCATTATCGGATTAAAGCCATCCGTGGTGTTGCCCGCCGGTTGCGTAAACGACAAACCAGCAGTGAGGACTTACTATGGCAGGCACTACGGAATCGCCGGTTTTCCGGTTTGAAGTTCCTGCGCCAGCATCCCATTGGTGCCTCTGTCGTTGACTTTTACTGCCATGAGAAACGGCTCGCTATCGAAATTGACGGGCCGGTCCATTATATGAAGGATATAGCCGAGCGTTACCGAGCACGCCAGGAACTAATCGAGGCCTACGACATCCGCTTCTTCCGCTGTAAGTCTGAGGAAATTGAAAGCAATATCGCGGGAGTAC
It contains:
- a CDS encoding DUF559 domain-containing protein, whose product is MAGGVFRQHYRIKAIRGVARRLRKRQTSSEDLLWQALRNRRFSGLKFLRQHPIGASVVDFYCHEKRLAIEIDGPVHYMKDIAERYRARQELIEAYDIRFFRCKSEEIESNIAGVLARLTQAVKQRDSAPLSPPLAGQADKERGRHAVSGVSLSYHPEASPGPHDARYLFEEFIRLLGK